In Fusobacterium nucleatum, the genomic stretch AATTAGAAAATTTTTTAGTAGAGAAAAAATAAAAAAGGCAATAGAAAAGGCTCTTCAAAAATTTTCTGATACATTTGGTACAGGTAGAAAAATAGATCTTGAGGAAAATGGAAATGATGAAGAGTAAATTAAAGTTGAAGAGAGAAAATAATATATTTAGTGTAGTTGTTGAAGGCTACACTAGATATATAAAAGACTTTCCAATAGTAATTCCAGCAGGTTTCAGAACTGATGGTGCTAGTATTCCACTTGTACTTAGACCATTTTTTGAGAGATATGGAAAGAATACAGAGGCTGCTGTGGTACATGATTATTTATATTCTAAGTTCAATGATACAGGGATAAATAGAGAACTAGCTGATAAAATATTCTTATTTATCTTAAAAGAAAATGGAGTATCTTGGAGAGTTAGAAAAATGATGTATAAGGCTGTAAGAATGTGTGGAGAAGTTTTTTGGGAGAAGAAATTAAAGAATGAAGGTTATAGAAACCAAGCTATAATTGACAAAACAGAAGAAGCAAAGCACTATTATAGTGAATGGGAGAAAAAATTAGGAAAACTTTAGGAGATTAAAATGGGGAAGATGAATGGGTTATTTGAACATTGGTTTATAAGAGGTACAATTGGTTTTATATTATATTTATTAGGAGGCTGGAGTAAATCATTAGAAATAATGATGACATTTATAATAGTTGATTATATAAGTGGATATTTAAAGAGCATCTATAAGAAAGAAATATCATCTAAAAAAGCTTTTAGAGGGATTATAAAGAAAGCCTCTTGTATTTTGGCTGTTATAATAGGTGCTTCACTTGATAAATTAATAGAAGGGACTCCTATAAATATTCCAATTAGCTTATTCAATGTTCCCCTGTCTTTTAAAGAATTAATAATATTTTCAGTAATAGGGAATGAAGGAATAAGTATAATTGAAAATTTGGGAGAAATGAATTTTCCCTTTCCTTTATTTATTAAGAAGTTCTTCAAGCAGTTAAAACAGCAAGATGAGCAAGATAAAGATAAAAATTAAAAGGAGTATTCAAACTCCTTTTTTGTTTAGTTCAAAGATTTATTTTTATCATTTTATTTTGACATGAAATTATCATTTCATTTTGAAATTTTTATCATTTTGTTTTGCGTCTTACATAAGTATTGGAAATACTAGGTTGAAATTAAAAAATATTCAAAAAGAGATTCAGAAATTGGAAGAAAATGGAATACTAGACAAAGATTTAAAAGATATTGATGAAATTAGGAACAAAGATGAAACTTTCTTGTATGGAAAATTTTTATTAAATTTTGCTAAAATAGAAATTTTATTAAATAATATTATAGAAAAAGACTTTGCTATAAAAAAATTTACATTGAAAATGTTAAAAGATAAATATAGACAAATTTTTATTAAATATAAATCTAAAACTTTGGAAAATCTTTTTCTTATTTTTATAGAAATGGTCAAATTTAGAAATCAGATAGTACACAATGGAATCGAAGAAAAATATGAGAAAGAAGAACTCCATCAAATTTTTATTGATTTTATTAATATAGAAGAAAAGATAATATTAAAATTAGAAGAATAAAATCTATATAGTAACTTTTTTAATAAAAAATGGTATAATATAGCAAAGTATTTAAAGGGAGGAAATAAGATGAAAAAATATTTGTTAGGAGCTTTTCTAGTTATTGCTATAAATTTATCTGGAGCTAAATTATCAGATGTAAAAGGTATAGAAAAATTAAAAAACTATAATGAAATTAAAGATACCCAAGTAGAAAAAATAGTTAATTATGATGTAACAAAAAATGCATCTAAAAAAATATTTGCAACAGAAGATAATAAATTTAATGGTGTCCTTGTAAAAAATGAAAATAATGATATAGTTGAACTTTCTTTTTATAAAAATGGTTTGAGTGATGGAGTATCATATACTTATTATCTAAATGGAGATTTAAAGAGTATTTCAACATATAGAAAAGGAATGGTAGAAGGTCCACAAGTTTTATATCGTCCTAATGGTAAAATGGAAAGTGAACAAGTATTTGAAAATAATTCTCTTGTAAGTGAAAAATACTATGATAAAGATGGAAAAATAACAAAGGAATACCATTTTAATAAA encodes the following:
- a CDS encoding DUF1353 domain-containing protein, which codes for MMKSKLKLKRENNIFSVVVEGYTRYIKDFPIVIPAGFRTDGASIPLVLRPFFERYGKNTEAAVVHDYLYSKFNDTGINRELADKIFLFILKENGVSWRVRKMMYKAVRMCGEVFWEKKLKNEGYRNQAIIDKTEEAKHYYSEWEKKLGKL
- a CDS encoding phage holin family protein, whose protein sequence is MGKMNGLFEHWFIRGTIGFILYLLGGWSKSLEIMMTFIIVDYISGYLKSIYKKEISSKKAFRGIIKKASCILAVIIGASLDKLIEGTPINIPISLFNVPLSFKELIIFSVIGNEGISIIENLGEMNFPFPLFIKKFFKQLKQQDEQDKDKN